In Streptomyces violaceusniger Tu 4113, one DNA window encodes the following:
- a CDS encoding ABC transporter ATP-binding protein, with product MSSSVIRVRGLTRTFVLGSGPVYAVRGIDLTVGRGEILGFLGPNGAGKTTTLRMLTTLLPPSGGEAEIAGRDLLRDPAGVRRRIGYVAQSGGLDPACSVREELVTQGRLHLMSRGAAAGRADELAGELGLSGLMDRPTAALSGGQRRRVEIALGLVNRPEVLFLDEPTTGLDPGSRVELWDLVRRVRAEHGTTVFLTTHYLDEADALADRIAVVDAGRIVAEGTSAELKSRHAGDPAASLQDAFLAITGRSTADEPLAI from the coding sequence ATGTCCTCATCCGTCATCCGCGTTCGCGGCCTCACCCGGACCTTCGTGCTGGGCAGCGGCCCCGTGTATGCCGTCCGCGGCATCGATCTGACCGTCGGTCGCGGCGAGATCCTCGGCTTCCTGGGCCCCAACGGAGCCGGTAAGACCACGACCCTGCGCATGCTCACCACCCTGCTGCCGCCCAGCGGAGGCGAGGCCGAGATCGCCGGCCGCGATCTGCTCCGCGATCCGGCGGGCGTGCGCCGGCGGATCGGCTATGTGGCCCAGTCGGGCGGCCTGGACCCCGCGTGTTCCGTACGCGAGGAGCTGGTCACCCAGGGCCGGTTGCATCTGATGTCCCGGGGCGCGGCGGCCGGGCGCGCCGATGAACTCGCCGGTGAGCTCGGCCTGTCGGGGCTCATGGACCGCCCGACCGCCGCCCTCTCCGGCGGTCAGCGCCGCCGGGTGGAGATCGCGCTGGGCCTGGTCAACCGGCCCGAGGTGCTCTTCCTCGATGAGCCCACCACCGGTCTCGACCCCGGCAGCCGGGTCGAGCTGTGGGACCTGGTGCGGCGCGTCCGCGCCGAGCACGGCACCACGGTCTTCCTCACCACCCACTACCTGGACGAGGCCGATGCCCTCGCCGACCGGATCGCGGTCGTGGACGCCGGGCGGATCGTCGCCGAGGGCACCTCCGCCGAGCTCAAGAGCCGCCATGCGGGCGATCCGGCCGCCAGCCTCCAGGACGCCTTCCTCGCCATCACCGGCCGGTCCACGGCCGATGAGCCACTCGCCATCTGA
- the ggt gene encoding gamma-glutamyltransferase, translated as MVAVLGVVPAGAAGQERDDTAKPAPAKTPVAVGYGGAVSSVDADASAAGIDVLRHGGNAVDAAVATAAALGVTEPYSSGVGGGGYFVYYNAKRHKVSTLDGRETAPRSADEKLFLGKDGKPLPFADAVTSGLSIGTPGTPATWNDALKNWGTRSLGQVLRPAERLARDGFTVDSTFRQQTADNQARFKDFPATAKLFLPGGELPAVGSTFRNPDLARTYALLAKKGVGAVYKGELGRGIVDTVRKPPVDPKAQRVVRAGDLTAEDLRAYGTKRQAPTRTAYRGLDVYGMAPSSSGGTSVAEALNILEKTDLSKLSDLEYLHRYIEASRIAFADRGRWVGDPAAEDVPTKGLTSQRFADSRACLIKDDAVLKSPVPPGDPNSPAAPGSCDTRGHAAPTTYEGENTTHLTVADKWGNVVAYTLTIEQTGGSGITVPGRGFLLNNELTDFSFAPADPAVHDPNLPGPGKRPRSSMSPTIVLDGHKPVLALGSPGGATIITTVLQTLLNHLDRGMPLVDAIAAPRASQRNAAQTELEPGLWNGPERAKLEALGHSFKQNPEIGAATGVQRLSGGRWLAAAETERRGGGSAMVVSPKR; from the coding sequence ATGGTCGCGGTGCTGGGCGTCGTCCCGGCCGGAGCCGCCGGGCAGGAGCGGGACGACACCGCGAAGCCCGCTCCCGCCAAGACGCCCGTGGCCGTCGGCTACGGCGGCGCGGTCTCCAGCGTGGACGCCGACGCCTCGGCGGCCGGGATCGATGTGCTGCGGCACGGGGGCAACGCGGTGGACGCGGCGGTCGCGACCGCCGCCGCGCTCGGGGTCACCGAGCCGTACTCGTCGGGTGTCGGCGGCGGTGGTTACTTCGTCTACTACAACGCCAAGCGGCACAAGGTCTCCACGCTCGACGGCCGCGAGACCGCGCCTCGCAGCGCGGACGAGAAGCTCTTCCTCGGCAAGGACGGCAAACCGCTGCCGTTCGCCGACGCCGTCACCAGCGGGCTGAGCATCGGCACCCCCGGCACCCCCGCCACCTGGAACGACGCGCTGAAGAACTGGGGCACCCGCTCGCTGGGGCAGGTGCTCAGGCCCGCCGAGCGGCTGGCCCGCGACGGCTTCACCGTCGACAGCACCTTCCGGCAGCAGACCGCCGACAACCAGGCCCGCTTCAAGGACTTCCCGGCCACCGCCAAGCTCTTCCTGCCCGGCGGCGAGCTCCCGGCGGTCGGCTCGACCTTCCGCAACCCCGACCTCGCCCGTACGTACGCGCTGCTGGCCAAGAAGGGCGTCGGCGCCGTCTACAAGGGCGAGCTGGGCCGCGGCATCGTCGACACCGTGCGCAAGCCGCCCGTCGACCCGAAGGCGCAGCGCGTCGTGCGCGCGGGCGATCTGACGGCCGAGGACCTGCGGGCCTACGGAACGAAGCGGCAGGCCCCGACCCGGACCGCCTACCGCGGTCTGGACGTGTACGGCATGGCGCCCTCGTCCTCCGGCGGGACCAGCGTCGCCGAGGCGCTCAACATCCTGGAGAAGACCGACCTCTCCAAGCTCAGCGACCTCGAGTATCTGCACCGCTATATCGAGGCCAGCCGGATCGCCTTCGCCGACCGGGGCCGCTGGGTCGGCGACCCGGCCGCCGAGGACGTCCCCACCAAGGGGCTCACCTCGCAGCGGTTCGCCGACTCCCGGGCCTGCCTGATCAAGGACGACGCGGTGCTCAAGAGCCCCGTACCGCCCGGCGACCCGAACAGCCCGGCCGCGCCCGGCTCCTGCGACACCCGCGGCCACGCCGCCCCGACCACGTACGAGGGCGAGAACACCACGCATCTCACGGTCGCCGACAAGTGGGGCAATGTCGTGGCCTACACCCTCACCATCGAGCAGACCGGCGGCAGCGGGATCACCGTCCCCGGCCGTGGCTTCCTGCTCAACAACGAGCTGACCGACTTCTCCTTCGCGCCCGCCGACCCCGCCGTCCACGACCCGAACCTGCCGGGCCCGGGGAAGCGGCCGCGCTCCTCCATGTCGCCGACGATCGTGCTGGACGGCCACAAGCCGGTGCTGGCGCTGGGCTCCCCGGGCGGGGCGACCATCATCACCACCGTGCTGCAGACCCTGCTGAACCATCTCGACCGGGGCATGCCGCTGGTCGACGCGATCGCCGCACCGCGCGCCAGCCAGCGCAACGCGGCCCAGACGGAGCTGGAACCGGGGCTGTGGAACGGCCCCGAGCGCGCCAAGCTGGAGGCGCTCGGCCACTCCTTCAAGCAGAACCCCGAGATCGGGGCGGCGACCGGTGTGCAGCGGCTGTCCGGCGGACGGTGGCTGGCGGCGGCCGAGACTGAACGGCGGGGCGGCGGCTCGGCGATGGTGGTCAGCCCGAAGCGCTGA
- the hydA gene encoding dihydropyrimidinase — translation MMSRTVIRGGLVVTAAEETLADVLIEDGKVAALASSGSAYAEGWTADRTIDATGKYVIPGGVDGHTHMEMPFGGTYAADTFETGTRAAAWGGTTTIVDFAIQTVGHALREGLDAWDLKARGNCAIDYGFHMILSDVNESALKEMDLLVGEGVTSFKLFMAYPGVFYSDDGQILRAMQRASANAGLIMMHAENGIAIDVLVEQALAEGRTDPRYHGEVRKALLESEATHRAIQLARVAGAPLYVVHVSAQEALAELTQARDLGLPVFGETCPQYLFLSTDNLAEPDFEGAKYVCSTPLRPVEHQAALWRGLRTNDLQVVSTDHCPFCFTGQKELGRGDFSKIPNGMPGVEHRMDLLHQAVVDGHISRRRWIEIACATPARMFGLYPRKGTIAPGTDADIVVYDPAAQQTLSVETHHMDVDYSAYEGKRITGQVETVLSRGVPVIDRREYTGRAGHGQFLVRDTCQYLG, via the coding sequence CTGATGTCCCGTACCGTGATCCGCGGCGGTCTGGTCGTCACCGCCGCCGAGGAGACCTTGGCCGATGTGCTGATCGAGGACGGGAAGGTCGCCGCCCTCGCCTCGTCCGGCAGCGCGTACGCCGAGGGCTGGACGGCCGACCGTACGATCGACGCCACCGGCAAGTACGTCATCCCGGGCGGGGTCGACGGGCACACCCATATGGAGATGCCGTTCGGCGGCACCTACGCCGCCGACACCTTCGAGACCGGCACCCGGGCGGCGGCCTGGGGCGGCACCACCACCATCGTGGACTTCGCCATCCAGACGGTGGGCCACGCCCTGCGCGAGGGGCTGGACGCCTGGGACCTGAAGGCGCGGGGCAACTGCGCCATCGACTACGGCTTCCACATGATCCTCTCCGATGTGAACGAGAGCGCGCTCAAGGAGATGGATCTCCTGGTGGGGGAGGGCGTGACCAGCTTCAAGCTGTTCATGGCCTATCCGGGGGTCTTCTACAGCGACGACGGACAGATCCTGCGGGCCATGCAGCGCGCCTCCGCCAACGCCGGGCTGATCATGATGCACGCCGAGAACGGCATCGCGATCGACGTCCTGGTGGAACAGGCCCTGGCCGAGGGCAGGACCGACCCCCGCTATCACGGTGAGGTCCGCAAGGCGCTGCTGGAGTCGGAGGCGACCCATCGCGCCATCCAGCTCGCCCGGGTGGCCGGCGCCCCGCTGTATGTCGTCCATGTGTCGGCCCAGGAGGCCCTCGCGGAGCTGACGCAGGCACGTGACCTGGGGCTTCCGGTCTTCGGCGAAACCTGTCCGCAGTATTTGTTCCTGTCCACGGACAACCTCGCAGAACCGGACTTCGAGGGCGCCAAGTACGTCTGCTCCACACCGCTTCGGCCCGTCGAGCACCAGGCCGCGCTGTGGCGGGGGCTGCGGACCAACGACCTCCAGGTGGTCTCCACCGACCACTGCCCATTCTGCTTCACCGGGCAGAAGGAGCTGGGCCGGGGCGACTTCTCCAAGATCCCCAACGGGATGCCGGGGGTGGAGCACCGGATGGACCTGCTCCACCAGGCCGTGGTGGACGGCCATATCTCCCGCCGCCGCTGGATCGAGATCGCCTGCGCCACCCCGGCCAGGATGTTCGGCCTCTACCCGCGGAAGGGCACCATCGCGCCGGGGACCGACGCCGATATCGTCGTCTACGATCCGGCGGCCCAGCAGACCCTGTCCGTCGAGACCCACCACATGGACGTCGACTACTCGGCGTACGAGGGCAAGCGGATCACCGGGCAGGTCGAGACCGTGCTGTCGCGCGGTGTCCCCGTCATCGACCGGCGGGAGTACACCGGGCGTGCCGGGCACGGCCAGTTCCTCGTCCGCGACACCTGTCAGTACCTCGGCTGA
- a CDS encoding ABC transporter permease gives MTLLAHTGIVFGRCLRSTLRSKTNLFFGMLQPLLLLALFGPLLTGLDMGVSGSSWQTLVPGVLVQLALLGGSYVGLGLLMDRNLGVLDRMRVTPVSPLALLLGRTLRDVVQLVAQSVLLVLLGLAFGLRAPLPGVLIGLLFVAVLAAALSALSYGLAMNVRTSPEFAAIANTAAMPLMLLSGLLLPMALAPGWLEGASRAVPFRYTVDAVRQVFLGHYANTTVAVGAAVTLALAALCLMGGARLFGRVRG, from the coding sequence ATGACTCTTCTCGCCCATACGGGCATCGTCTTCGGCCGCTGTCTGCGCTCGACGCTTCGCTCGAAGACCAATCTCTTCTTCGGGATGCTGCAGCCGCTGCTCCTGCTCGCCCTCTTCGGCCCGCTGCTGACCGGACTCGACATGGGCGTCAGCGGATCGTCCTGGCAGACGCTGGTCCCCGGTGTGCTCGTCCAGCTCGCCCTGCTCGGCGGGTCGTACGTCGGACTCGGACTGCTGATGGACCGCAACCTCGGCGTTCTGGACCGGATGCGGGTCACCCCGGTCAGCCCGCTGGCGCTGCTGCTCGGCCGCACCCTGCGCGATGTCGTCCAGCTCGTGGCCCAGTCGGTGCTGCTGGTGCTGCTCGGCCTGGCCTTCGGGCTGCGTGCCCCGCTCCCCGGCGTGCTGATCGGCCTGCTGTTCGTGGCCGTGCTCGCGGCGGCGCTGTCCGCGCTCTCCTACGGGCTGGCCATGAACGTCCGTACATCCCCGGAGTTCGCCGCCATCGCCAACACGGCGGCCATGCCGCTGATGCTGCTCTCCGGCCTGCTGCTGCCGATGGCCCTGGCTCCCGGATGGCTGGAGGGCGCCTCGCGCGCGGTGCCGTTCCGCTACACGGTCGACGCGGTGCGCCAGGTGTTCCTGGGGCACTACGCGAACACCACGGTCGCCGTCGGGGCGGCCGTCACCCTCGCCCTGGCGGCGCTGTGTCTGATGGGCGGGGCGCGCCTGTTCGGCCGGGTCCGCGGCTGA
- a CDS encoding MFS transporter translates to MTDTAGKPAIPPTTGTAGANPVLGNPADPAAATTPTDSADPFGPRLMAPLLIGSVLNPVNSTMIATGLVAIGQDFGVGSAQTAWLVASLYLASAVGQPAMGRLADLLGPRRVFLCGLLVVCAAGIVGALAPAFGWLIASRVLLGIGTSAAYPAAMALLRAQSVATGRETPRPVLGRLSLAALGSAAVGPVLGGVLTATAGWRAIFAVNVPLALIGIALALLWLPRTRMASADGENAGARTAGAAFDPLGIALFTGTLTTLMIFLMDLERPNWALLPVVLVLAAALTWWQLRRPRPFIDLRMIGRNRSLALTYLRHGTAYLVIYMVMYGYAQWLEEGHGYSASRAGLIMLPMSGAAAVCSLLGARTKGIYAPLVLAAVLLAAGSGVLLLADESTPLLALLLAAVLFGLPQGLSSTGNQAAVYTQAPRESVGAAAGLQRTSQYLGAITAAGLIGLFYGQRATAAGLHGIAMVAGALSLAVLLLTATDRALRARARTRT, encoded by the coding sequence ATGACCGACACCGCGGGCAAGCCCGCCATACCCCCGACGACGGGGACGGCGGGCGCGAACCCGGTCCTGGGCAACCCCGCCGACCCCGCCGCGGCCACCACGCCCACCGACTCCGCCGACCCCTTCGGCCCCCGGCTGATGGCCCCGCTGCTCATCGGCTCGGTCCTCAACCCCGTCAACTCCACGATGATCGCCACCGGACTGGTGGCCATCGGCCAGGACTTCGGCGTCGGCTCCGCCCAGACCGCCTGGCTGGTCGCCTCCCTCTACCTCGCCAGCGCCGTGGGGCAGCCCGCGATGGGCCGGCTCGCCGATCTGCTGGGGCCGCGCCGGGTCTTCCTCTGCGGGCTGCTCGTGGTGTGCGCCGCCGGGATCGTGGGCGCGCTGGCGCCCGCGTTCGGCTGGCTGATCGCCTCGCGGGTGCTGCTCGGCATCGGTACGTCCGCGGCGTACCCCGCGGCGATGGCGCTGCTGCGCGCCCAGTCCGTCGCCACCGGACGCGAGACACCGCGCCCCGTGCTCGGCCGGCTCTCGCTCGCCGCGCTCGGCAGCGCGGCGGTCGGGCCGGTGCTGGGCGGGGTGCTCACCGCGACGGCCGGATGGCGGGCGATCTTCGCGGTCAATGTGCCGCTGGCCCTCATCGGCATCGCCCTCGCGCTGCTCTGGCTCCCCAGGACCCGTATGGCGAGCGCGGACGGCGAGAACGCCGGGGCGCGGACGGCGGGCGCGGCCTTCGATCCGCTCGGGATCGCGCTGTTCACCGGCACCCTCACCACCCTCATGATCTTCCTGATGGACCTGGAGCGGCCCAACTGGGCGCTGCTGCCCGTCGTCCTGGTCCTCGCGGCCGCCCTGACCTGGTGGCAGTTGCGCCGTCCCCGCCCCTTCATCGATCTGCGGATGATCGGCCGCAACCGCTCCCTCGCCCTCACCTACCTCCGCCACGGCACGGCGTACCTGGTCATCTACATGGTCATGTACGGGTACGCACAGTGGCTGGAGGAGGGGCACGGCTACTCCGCCTCCCGGGCCGGTCTGATCATGCTGCCCATGTCGGGCGCGGCCGCCGTGTGCTCACTGCTCGGCGCCCGTACGAAGGGCATCTACGCACCGCTCGTCCTTGCGGCCGTCCTGCTCGCCGCGGGGAGCGGGGTACTGCTCCTCGCCGACGAGTCCACCCCGCTGCTCGCGCTGCTGCTGGCCGCGGTCCTCTTCGGGCTGCCGCAGGGGCTGTCCTCGACCGGCAACCAGGCCGCCGTCTACACCCAGGCCCCGCGCGAGAGCGTCGGCGCGGCGGCCGGGCTGCAGCGCACCTCGCAGTACCTCGGCGCGATCACCGCCGCCGGGCTGATCGGGCTCTTCTACGGACAGCGGGCGACCGCCGCCGGGCTGCACGGCATCGCCATGGTGGCGGGTGCGCTCAGCCTCGCGGTGCTGCTGCTGACCGCCACCGACCGGGCCCTGCGCGCCCGCGCCCGTACCCGCACCTGA
- a CDS encoding DUF6204 family protein: MFRVTIRGAFEELGKDEREALRTAVGSFQVGFTEAGTFTCDQSLSAFTFRCQVPAEEPDDGEHEATERAIAVLTAHGHPHRILRVGVTDMPDIKIRRKGKRG; encoded by the coding sequence GTGTTCCGAGTGACCATCCGCGGGGCCTTCGAGGAGCTGGGCAAGGACGAGCGCGAGGCGCTGCGCACCGCGGTCGGCTCCTTCCAGGTGGGCTTCACCGAGGCGGGCACCTTCACCTGTGACCAGAGCCTTTCGGCGTTCACCTTCCGCTGCCAGGTTCCGGCGGAGGAGCCGGACGACGGCGAACACGAGGCGACCGAACGGGCCATCGCGGTGCTGACCGCGCATGGTCACCCCCATCGGATCCTGCGGGTCGGGGTGACGGACATGCCGGACATCAAGATCCGCCGCAAGGGCAAGCGGGGCTGA
- a CDS encoding TetR/AcrR family transcriptional regulator — MSEGLRERHKRRTHRRIADVATGLFLERGFDRVTVAEVAEAAEVSVNTVYNYFPAKEDLVLPPDQASPRRLADIVRERPPGRSAAQAVLDRLREEVERRDRSLGLTEGFGPFFAMMRAAPTLVARLEELGHRMNGELTAVLAEETGTAPEDPLPRVVAAQISGYHSLIFGEIGRRVTAGERPDAIAKAVTELLDAIEEMLGAPMLGYAVREERPCSE, encoded by the coding sequence ATGAGCGAAGGACTGCGGGAACGGCACAAGCGCCGTACGCACCGACGGATCGCGGACGTGGCCACCGGCCTGTTCCTGGAGCGGGGCTTCGACCGGGTCACGGTCGCCGAGGTCGCCGAGGCCGCGGAGGTGTCCGTCAACACCGTCTACAACTACTTCCCGGCCAAGGAGGATCTGGTCCTGCCGCCCGACCAGGCGTCCCCGCGGCGGCTCGCCGACATCGTGCGCGAGCGCCCGCCCGGCCGGTCCGCCGCCCAGGCGGTGCTGGACCGGCTGCGCGAGGAGGTGGAGCGCCGCGATCGCTCACTGGGGCTGACCGAGGGCTTCGGCCCGTTCTTCGCGATGATGCGGGCCGCCCCCACGCTGGTCGCCCGGCTGGAAGAGCTCGGCCACCGGATGAACGGCGAACTGACCGCCGTGCTCGCCGAGGAGACCGGCACGGCGCCCGAGGATCCGCTGCCGCGTGTGGTGGCCGCCCAGATCAGCGGCTATCACTCACTCATCTTCGGCGAGATCGGCCGACGCGTCACGGCGGGCGAGCGCCCCGACGCCATCGCCAAGGCCGTGACGGAACTCCTCGACGCCATCGAGGAGATGCTCGGCGCGCCGATGCTCGGCTACGCCGTACGGGAGGAGCGACCGTGTTCCGAGTGA
- a CDS encoding aspartate aminotransferase family protein yields the protein MSGRDAVSGRDAVSGSSSATSGGDANRGTHAALHTRHQAVLPDWLAVYYQRPIEITHGEGRHVWDAEGNRYLDFFGGILTTMTAHALPEVTKAISEQAGRILHTSTLYLDRPMVDLAERVATLSGIPDARVFFTTSGTEANDTALLLATTYRRSNQILAMRNSYHGRSFSAVGITGNRGWSPTSLSPLQTLYVHGGVRTRGPFAGLSDGEFIKACVADLEDVLGQAHGNVAALIAEPVQGVGGFTSPPDGLFAAFREVLDRHGILWITDEVQTGWGRTGDHFWGWQAHDRSGPPDILTFAKGIGNGMSIGGVVARAEVMNCLGANSISTFGGSPITMAAGLANLTHLVEHDLQGNARRVGGLLIERLRAACAGLDTVREVRGRGLMIGIELVEPGTGAPYPEGASAVLEAAREGGLLIGKGGGHNSSVLRIAPPLSLTVAEAEEGAEILEAALKTTRSGRSVS from the coding sequence ATGAGCGGCAGGGATGCCGTGAGCGGTAGGGATGCCGTGAGCGGCAGCAGCAGCGCAACGAGCGGCGGCGATGCCAACCGCGGCACCCACGCGGCCCTGCACACCCGGCACCAAGCCGTGCTCCCCGACTGGCTCGCCGTCTACTACCAGCGCCCCATCGAGATCACCCACGGCGAGGGCCGCCATGTCTGGGACGCCGAGGGCAACCGCTACCTCGACTTCTTCGGCGGCATCCTCACCACCATGACCGCGCACGCCCTCCCCGAGGTCACCAAGGCCATCAGCGAGCAGGCGGGCCGGATCCTGCACACCTCCACGCTCTACCTCGACCGGCCCATGGTCGACCTGGCCGAGCGGGTCGCCACCCTGTCCGGCATCCCGGACGCGCGGGTCTTCTTCACCACCTCCGGCACCGAGGCCAATGACACGGCCCTGCTGCTCGCCACCACCTATCGCCGCTCCAACCAGATCCTGGCGATGCGCAACAGCTACCACGGCCGTTCGTTCTCGGCCGTCGGCATCACCGGCAATCGCGGCTGGTCGCCGACCAGCCTGTCCCCGCTGCAGACGCTGTATGTGCATGGCGGGGTGCGCACCCGGGGGCCGTTCGCCGGGCTGTCCGACGGGGAGTTCATCAAGGCGTGCGTCGCCGATCTCGAGGACGTCCTCGGCCAGGCGCACGGCAATGTCGCCGCGCTGATCGCCGAGCCGGTCCAGGGCGTCGGCGGTTTCACCTCGCCGCCCGACGGGCTGTTCGCCGCCTTCCGCGAGGTGCTCGACCGGCACGGCATCCTGTGGATCACCGATGAGGTGCAGACCGGCTGGGGCCGCACCGGTGACCACTTCTGGGGCTGGCAGGCGCACGACCGCTCCGGGCCGCCCGACATCCTCACCTTCGCCAAGGGCATCGGCAACGGCATGTCGATCGGCGGTGTCGTCGCCCGCGCCGAGGTCATGAACTGCCTGGGCGCCAACTCCATCTCCACCTTCGGCGGCAGTCCCATCACGATGGCCGCCGGTCTGGCCAACCTCACCCACCTGGTCGAACACGATCTGCAGGGCAACGCCCGCCGGGTCGGCGGGCTGCTGATCGAGCGGCTGCGCGCCGCCTGCGCCGGTCTGGACACCGTGCGCGAGGTCCGCGGCCGGGGGCTGATGATCGGCATCGAGCTGGTCGAACCGGGCACCGGCGCCCCGTACCCCGAGGGCGCGTCCGCCGTTCTGGAGGCCGCCCGGGAGGGCGGGCTGCTCATCGGCAAGGGCGGCGGGCACAACAGCAGCGTGCTGCGGATCGCCCCGCCGCTCAGCCTCACCGTCGCCGAGGCCGAGGAGGGCGCGGAGATCCTCGAGGCCGCTCTCAAGACCACCCGGTCCGGAAGGAGCGTGAGCTGA
- a CDS encoding isochorismatase family protein, with the protein MPATTLDPDTALVLVDLQKGITGLPTVHPTAEVIERGARLAGAFRKRGLPVVLVRVVAGAPGRTEAQRGGGGGQFPADFADLVPELGHEDGDVVVTKHTWGAFHGTDLDLQLRRRGVTQVVLGGIATSIGVESTARGAYAHGYHVTLATDAMTDMDAEAHRNSVEKIFPRLGETDSTDAIIGLLG; encoded by the coding sequence ATGCCCGCCACCACGCTCGACCCCGACACCGCCCTGGTCCTCGTCGACCTCCAGAAGGGCATCACCGGACTGCCCACCGTCCACCCCACCGCCGAGGTCATCGAGCGCGGCGCCCGGCTGGCGGGCGCGTTCCGCAAGCGCGGGCTGCCGGTCGTCCTCGTCCGGGTCGTGGCCGGGGCGCCGGGCCGCACCGAGGCGCAGCGGGGCGGCGGAGGCGGGCAGTTCCCGGCCGACTTCGCCGACCTCGTGCCGGAACTCGGCCACGAGGACGGCGACGTCGTGGTCACCAAGCACACCTGGGGCGCCTTCCACGGCACCGACCTCGACCTCCAGCTCCGCCGCCGCGGGGTGACCCAAGTGGTGCTCGGCGGCATCGCCACCAGCATCGGTGTGGAGTCCACGGCCCGTGGCGCGTACGCGCACGGGTATCACGTAACCCTGGCGACCGACGCCATGACCGACATGGACGCCGAGGCGCACCGCAACAGCGTCGAGAAGATCTTCCCCCGGCTCGGGGAGACCGACTCCACCGACGCGATCATCGGCCTGCTGGGCTGA
- a CDS encoding nitrilase-related carbon-nitrogen hydrolase has product MANLVRAALVQATWTGDTESMIAKHEEYARQAAAQGAKVIGFQEVFNAPYFCQVQEAEHYRWAEPVPDGPTVQRMRELARETGMVIVVPVFELEQSGFYYNTAAVIDADGSYLGKYRKHHIPQVKGFWEKYYFKPGNVGWPVFDTAVGKVGVYICYDRHFPEGWRALGLAGAQLVYNPSATSRGLSAYLWQLEQPAAAVANEYFIAAINRVGTEEYGDNDFYGTSYFVDPRGQFVGDAASDKEEELIIRDLDFGLIDEVRQQWAFYRDRRPDAYEGLVKP; this is encoded by the coding sequence ATGGCCAACCTCGTACGTGCCGCTCTCGTCCAGGCCACCTGGACCGGCGATACCGAATCGATGATCGCGAAGCATGAGGAGTACGCCCGGCAGGCGGCCGCGCAGGGCGCCAAGGTGATTGGCTTCCAGGAGGTGTTCAACGCGCCCTACTTCTGCCAGGTGCAGGAGGCGGAGCATTACCGGTGGGCGGAGCCGGTACCGGATGGGCCGACCGTGCAGCGGATGCGGGAGCTGGCGCGGGAGACCGGCATGGTGATCGTGGTGCCGGTCTTCGAGCTCGAGCAGTCGGGTTTCTACTACAACACCGCGGCTGTGATCGACGCGGACGGCAGCTATCTGGGCAAGTACCGCAAGCACCACATCCCGCAGGTCAAGGGGTTCTGGGAGAAGTACTACTTCAAGCCGGGGAACGTGGGCTGGCCGGTGTTCGACACCGCCGTGGGCAAGGTCGGGGTGTACATCTGCTACGACCGCCACTTCCCCGAGGGCTGGCGTGCGCTGGGCCTGGCCGGGGCGCAACTGGTCTACAACCCCTCGGCCACCTCCCGTGGGCTGTCGGCCTACCTCTGGCAGCTCGAACAGCCCGCCGCGGCCGTCGCCAATGAGTACTTCATCGCCGCGATCAACCGCGTCGGCACCGAGGAGTACGGCGACAACGACTTCTACGGCACCAGCTACTTCGTCGATCCGCGCGGCCAGTTCGTCGGCGATGCGGCCAGTGACAAGGAGGAGGAGCTGATCATCCGCGACCTCGACTTCGGCCTGATCGACGAGGTGCGGCAGCAGTGGGCGTTCTACCGCGACCGGCGCCCCGACGCCTACGAGGGGCTGGTGAAGCCATGA
- a CDS encoding MarR family winged helix-turn-helix transcriptional regulator, with amino-acid sequence MATPDHPPTEPAHRPETGPRTETGPRAEERIAVDLAAVVSQLMRRMRAASSHGALTPSQRAVISRLYTEGPTTTAALARAELVRPQSMRMILAALEEQTLVERAPHPTDGRQVVFSITERGREAITSVRQAKQSWLLDAIDTRLDADERRTLAEATELLKRLVQE; translated from the coding sequence ATGGCCACGCCCGATCATCCGCCCACCGAGCCCGCCCACCGGCCAGAAACCGGGCCCCGTACAGAGACCGGCCCGCGGGCCGAGGAGCGGATCGCCGTCGACCTCGCCGCGGTCGTCAGTCAGCTCATGCGCCGTATGCGGGCGGCCTCCTCGCACGGGGCGCTCACCCCCTCCCAGCGCGCGGTCATCAGCCGGCTCTACACCGAGGGGCCGACCACCACCGCCGCGCTGGCCCGCGCCGAGCTGGTGCGGCCGCAGTCGATGCGCATGATCCTGGCCGCGCTGGAGGAGCAGACGCTGGTGGAGCGGGCCCCGCATCCCACCGATGGGCGGCAGGTGGTCTTCTCGATCACCGAGCGGGGGCGGGAGGCGATCACATCCGTACGGCAGGCCAAGCAGAGCTGGCTGCTCGACGCGATCGACACCCGTCTCGACGCCGATGAGCGCCGAACCCTCGCCGAGGCCACCGAACTCCTCAAACGGCTGGTCCAGGAATGA